In Verrucomicrobia bacterium CG1_02_43_26, one genomic interval encodes:
- a CDS encoding 50S ribosomal protein L20 — protein sequence MPRATNPQATRNRRKRFLKAAKGFFGNKSRLFRYAKDAVIRGGKFAYNDRRKKKSTMRQLWIVRLNAACRPLGITYCRLIEGLKAANIEMDRKSLSELAIHDEASFKALVETAQAALKTKQSTAA from the coding sequence ATGCCAAGAGCAACAAATCCACAAGCAACTAGAAATCGTAGAAAGCGTTTTCTTAAAGCAGCTAAAGGTTTCTTCGGAAACAAATCCCGTCTATTTCGTTACGCGAAAGACGCTGTCATCCGCGGGGGCAAATTTGCCTATAACGACCGCCGGAAGAAGAAGTCTACTATGCGTCAACTATGGATTGTACGTCTAAACGCGGCTTGCCGTCCTTTAGGTATTACGTATTGTCGCCTGATTGAAGGTCTAAAAGCAGCAAACATCGAGATGGACCGCAAATCGTTAAGCGAATTGGCCATTCATGATGAGGCTTCCTTCAAAGCTTTGGTCGAAACGGCTCAAGCAGCTTTGAAGACAAAGCAATCCACTGCTGCGTAA
- a CDS encoding diaminopimelate epimerase — MQFTKYHALGNDYLVLDARNYPEPPDSADIVVICDRHYGPGSDGILYGPTLSKKADFGLRIFNPDGSEAEKSGNGLRIFARYLWNQDLVGEKPFTVETEGGVVTCVVNDYDSKITVDMGEVSFFNKDIPVEGPQREVLAETLEVRGKPYTFYAATIGNPHCILPMDKISKEIACELGPVIEKLPIFPKRTNVQFMKVLDRKNIRIEIWERGAGYTYSSGSSSSAAAAVAFKMGACEASIDVHMPGGIVHVDIDKDYNIQMTGPVTRVGTFEIHPEAFSHDIPER; from the coding sequence ATGCAGTTTACTAAATATCACGCCCTTGGAAACGATTACCTTGTCCTCGATGCTCGCAATTATCCTGAGCCTCCGGATAGTGCGGATATCGTAGTCATCTGCGATCGCCACTATGGGCCGGGATCTGATGGTATTCTGTATGGGCCCACACTCTCCAAAAAGGCGGATTTTGGCCTGCGCATCTTTAATCCGGATGGCAGCGAGGCCGAAAAAAGCGGTAACGGGTTGAGAATCTTTGCCCGCTATTTGTGGAACCAGGATCTCGTGGGCGAAAAACCGTTTACAGTCGAGACCGAAGGCGGGGTAGTGACTTGTGTTGTTAATGATTATGACAGCAAGATCACCGTAGATATGGGCGAAGTAAGCTTCTTTAATAAAGACATCCCCGTAGAAGGCCCTCAGCGCGAAGTATTAGCCGAGACGCTAGAAGTAAGGGGTAAGCCCTACACCTTTTATGCGGCAACCATCGGCAATCCGCATTGTATCCTCCCAATGGATAAAATTTCAAAGGAAATTGCCTGTGAACTTGGCCCAGTGATTGAAAAGTTACCGATTTTCCCAAAACGCACCAATGTCCAATTCATGAAAGTGTTGGACAGAAAAAACATTCGTATAGAAATCTGGGAAAGAGGTGCCGGCTATACCTATTCCTCCGGGTCTAGCAGTTCGGCGGCAGCAGCAGTGGCTTTTAAAATGGGTGCTTGTGAGGCATCAATAGATGTCCATATGCCGGGGGGCATCGTCCATGTAGATATTGATAAAGACTACAATATACAGATGACAGGCCCGGTAACGCGTGTCGGAACCTTTGAGATTCACCCAGAGGCCTTCAGTCACGATATTCCCGAGCGTTGA
- a CDS encoding phenylalanine--tRNA ligase subunit alpha, with amino-acid sequence MEDELKLILKQAKEGVSDLRSLSDFDTFKSKFLGPKGILTVTAKGIGKLSPEERPLIGKVVNEVKSEIEGLLAGIHESLETEALAGQLGPEVDPTLPSPFASYGTKHPLTQICEEVTRIFRKLGFSIAKGPEVDTEWYCFDALNTPESHPARDDHDTLFLPENTQMGNVSKKGDERYILRSHTSTVQIRTMLKETPPLRILAPGRAFRRDTVDATHSANFHQFEGLYVDKNVTVKDLKAALDFLFHEIFGKEAKTRLRPSFFPFTSPSFELDFMSPKLGKLSNRWIEIMGCGMVDPEVFKSVGYDPEVWSGYAFGIGQERLAMILYGIDDIRYFYQNDVRFLRQFR; translated from the coding sequence ATGGAAGACGAGCTTAAGCTAATTTTAAAACAAGCTAAAGAGGGCGTGAGTGATCTACGCTCTCTTAGTGATTTTGATACCTTTAAGTCCAAATTTCTTGGGCCTAAAGGTATTTTAACAGTTACTGCCAAAGGGATTGGAAAGCTCTCCCCTGAAGAGCGCCCCTTGATTGGCAAAGTGGTCAATGAAGTTAAAAGTGAAATAGAAGGCCTATTGGCTGGTATTCACGAATCTTTGGAAACAGAGGCATTAGCTGGGCAATTGGGACCAGAAGTGGACCCAACACTCCCCTCGCCTTTTGCGTCTTATGGAACAAAGCACCCATTGACTCAGATTTGCGAAGAAGTAACCCGTATTTTCCGTAAACTAGGTTTTTCTATCGCAAAAGGGCCGGAAGTAGACACGGAGTGGTATTGCTTTGACGCGCTGAACACCCCGGAGTCTCACCCTGCAAGGGACGACCATGATACGCTTTTCTTGCCCGAGAATACTCAAATGGGCAATGTTTCCAAGAAAGGTGACGAGCGGTATATATTGCGCTCCCACACCTCTACGGTACAAATCCGTACGATGTTGAAAGAAACACCACCGTTAAGGATTTTGGCTCCCGGTCGGGCATTCCGCCGTGACACGGTGGATGCTACCCATAGCGCCAATTTTCATCAATTTGAAGGCTTGTACGTGGATAAGAATGTCACGGTAAAAGACCTAAAAGCGGCACTTGATTTTCTGTTTCATGAAATTTTTGGCAAAGAGGCTAAAACACGCCTCAGGCCAAGTTTCTTTCCATTCACTTCGCCTAGCTTTGAGCTAGACTTTATGTCACCCAAGCTTGGTAAATTGAGCAATAGGTGGATTGAGATTATGGGCTGCGGGATGGTAGACCCGGAGGTATTTAAATCCGTTGGCTACGATCCGGAAGTATGGTCCGGTTACGCCTTTGGTATAGGCCAGGAACGCCTTGCGATGATTTTATACGGCATTGATGATATTCGTTATTTTTACCAGAACGATGTTCGCTTTCTTCGCCAATTCCGTTAA
- a CDS encoding 50S ribosomal protein L35: MNKTKKSVVKRFKKTGTGKLLRRKPGKRHFLRRKSTKQRRSMGQDQGMGAGMEARYKQAMPFA; this comes from the coding sequence ATGAATAAAACCAAAAAATCAGTCGTAAAACGATTCAAGAAGACAGGAACGGGCAAACTTCTACGCCGCAAGCCTGGTAAGAGGCACTTTCTACGTCGCAAGTCTACAAAGCAGCGTCGTAGCATGGGTCAAGACCAAGGCATGGGTGCTGGAATGGAAGCACGTTACAAGCAAGCAATGCCGTTTGCGTAA
- a CDS encoding phenylalanine--tRNA ligase subunit beta has translation MKISLNWLKRYIDINASTEELEHVFPMLGLEVESVECLGLPPLENIVVGEVLKKEKHPEADRLSVCEVAIDKSGATEQIVCGASNFKVGDRVPVALVGARLPGDLKIKKTKLRGVPSSGMMCSATELGLGEDAKGLMILEGNPEIGTPINDIFNDSDYVFDLEVTANRGDCLSYLGVARELAAWYNLPIKQPEVKTNLPIATAPAADSLLKKLSLDTENCPYYTAISIKGVTIAPSPEWLQKAITAIGLRPINNVVDITNWVMMESGQPLHAFDANKINGSEIIIRQAKDKEIITTLDSKKHTLDASMMVIADTEKPLVIAGVMGSLDAEVDETTTDIVLESAYFEPVSVRKTARKLNISTDSSYRFARNIDPQQTLQASLRAVDMILEIAGGKLSSPIVVLGKPTREANVIEVSPDFIRAKCGFDSTDEAISSIFKRLGYTVDQSDKSLWTVTVPSYRPEVYRPIDLVEEFLRIHGTVNIPEGKPQFQALARNDDRIDRFTSEARNYLAAKSFSECYNYIFRDKADLQTWFGEKQAQGLALGNPLTSDHTHLRPSLIPGLCEALKHNQDHNNIADNLFEIGHVFRFIDGKLWELLSIGFVTRVNSEERRWRATEKPDFFLAKRVLMDLISLAAIPEKMIALKPLSRELMWQDNHSATGNDILQDGFRMTLGHVNLKLIKDLKLDSPVLACELLIKPELFDKSGQPKVFKAFSPYPSSNKDISVIVDATTLADDVQSTIEKIAKQAVSGAFTVEEVSLFDHYQGKGIPEGKKSLAFNLRYRAFDRTLGEQEVAQAFDRLQDKLKAESEYIIRTQ, from the coding sequence ATGAAAATCAGTCTTAACTGGCTCAAACGTTATATTGATATCAACGCGTCTACGGAAGAATTGGAGCACGTTTTCCCGATGCTCGGCTTGGAAGTAGAATCCGTGGAGTGCCTAGGGCTTCCGCCACTCGAAAACATTGTGGTTGGCGAAGTTCTTAAAAAAGAAAAACACCCGGAAGCGGATCGATTGAGCGTTTGTGAAGTTGCGATAGACAAGTCTGGCGCAACAGAGCAAATTGTGTGCGGTGCCTCTAATTTTAAAGTCGGTGACCGTGTACCGGTAGCCCTTGTAGGAGCTCGCTTGCCCGGAGATCTTAAAATTAAGAAAACAAAACTGCGCGGCGTGCCCTCATCTGGCATGATGTGTAGCGCGACAGAACTTGGCCTGGGTGAAGATGCCAAAGGATTAATGATCCTTGAAGGTAATCCGGAAATCGGCACCCCGATTAATGATATTTTTAATGATTCGGATTATGTTTTCGATTTAGAAGTCACCGCCAATCGGGGTGATTGCCTGAGCTACCTAGGCGTTGCTCGAGAGCTAGCCGCATGGTACAATCTTCCCATCAAGCAACCTGAAGTTAAGACGAACCTTCCCATAGCTACTGCCCCTGCCGCAGACAGCTTGTTGAAAAAACTTTCCCTGGATACCGAAAATTGCCCTTACTATACCGCAATTTCAATAAAAGGCGTTACCATAGCGCCCAGCCCAGAGTGGTTACAAAAAGCGATTACAGCAATTGGGTTAAGACCGATTAACAACGTTGTAGACATCACTAACTGGGTGATGATGGAAAGCGGCCAGCCGCTACATGCTTTTGATGCTAACAAGATAAACGGAAGCGAGATTATCATACGCCAAGCCAAGGATAAGGAAATCATCACGACCCTGGACAGCAAAAAGCATACGCTGGATGCCTCGATGATGGTGATTGCAGATACTGAAAAACCCCTCGTGATTGCCGGCGTTATGGGGAGCCTTGATGCAGAAGTCGATGAGACAACCACTGATATCGTTCTAGAAAGTGCCTATTTTGAGCCCGTATCGGTACGCAAGACCGCGCGCAAGCTGAACATCAGTACAGATAGCTCATACCGCTTCGCGAGAAACATTGACCCGCAACAGACCCTACAAGCCTCCCTGCGGGCCGTTGACATGATTTTAGAAATCGCCGGCGGAAAGCTCTCCAGCCCAATAGTGGTCTTGGGCAAACCAACCCGAGAAGCAAATGTGATTGAAGTTTCTCCTGATTTTATACGTGCGAAATGTGGGTTTGATAGCACTGACGAAGCGATATCTAGCATTTTTAAGCGTTTAGGTTATACCGTAGACCAATCTGATAAAAGCTTATGGACGGTAACAGTACCCTCCTATCGCCCCGAAGTCTACCGACCAATCGACTTGGTAGAAGAATTTTTACGCATACACGGCACCGTTAACATACCGGAAGGCAAACCGCAGTTCCAAGCCCTTGCCCGTAATGACGACCGAATTGATCGCTTTACCAGTGAAGCGCGTAATTACCTAGCAGCAAAATCCTTTAGCGAATGTTACAATTATATCTTTCGAGATAAAGCAGATCTGCAAACTTGGTTTGGCGAAAAGCAAGCCCAAGGACTCGCCCTGGGCAACCCGTTGACGAGTGACCATACTCACCTACGCCCCTCCTTAATTCCAGGGCTTTGTGAAGCACTCAAACATAACCAAGACCACAATAATATTGCGGACAACCTATTTGAGATTGGCCACGTATTTCGCTTTATCGATGGCAAATTATGGGAACTCTTGTCTATCGGATTTGTCACACGCGTTAACTCTGAAGAAAGAAGATGGCGGGCAACCGAGAAACCTGATTTCTTCCTAGCTAAACGCGTTTTGATGGATTTAATTTCCTTGGCAGCTATTCCAGAAAAAATGATCGCGCTCAAACCGTTAAGTAGAGAGTTAATGTGGCAAGATAACCACAGCGCGACCGGTAATGATATTTTGCAAGATGGTTTCCGTATGACATTAGGACATGTGAACCTGAAGTTAATCAAAGACTTGAAGTTAGACTCTCCTGTACTGGCTTGTGAGCTATTAATCAAGCCCGAGTTGTTTGATAAAAGCGGTCAGCCAAAGGTATTTAAGGCCTTTAGCCCCTACCCTTCCTCTAATAAAGATATTTCTGTTATCGTGGACGCAACTACACTTGCGGATGACGTGCAAAGCACCATCGAGAAAATCGCAAAGCAAGCTGTGAGCGGCGCTTTCACCGTGGAAGAAGTGTCATTGTTTGATCACTACCAAGGTAAAGGAATCCCTGAAGGGAAAAAGAGCTTGGCATTTAACCTACGCTACCGTGCATTTGACCGTACCCTTGGAGAACAAGAGGTCGCACAAGCCTTTGATCGCCTGCAGGATAAGCTTAAAGCAGAAAGCGAATACATCATCAGGACACAATAG
- a CDS encoding 50S ribosomal protein L27 — MAQKKGQGTSKNGRDSQSKRLGVKKFGGEAVISGNILMRQRGTKYHPGKNVGMGRDHTLFALTDGKVEWDSQHRLVHVRPVSAA, encoded by the coding sequence ATGGCACAGAAAAAAGGACAAGGAACATCAAAAAACGGACGCGATAGCCAAAGCAAGCGTCTTGGCGTAAAAAAATTTGGTGGCGAAGCTGTTATCTCAGGTAATATCCTCATGAGACAGCGTGGCACAAAATACCATCCCGGCAAGAACGTCGGTATGGGAAGAGACCACACCTTATTCGCTTTAACCGATGGTAAAGTCGAATGGGATAGCCAACATAGGCTCGTCCACGTTCGCCCAGTATCAGCTGCGTAA
- a CDS encoding plasmid maintenance system killer: MIQSFACKETEKIWYQIRPKGLPFDILKRALMKLDMIDCARDINDLRTPPGNHLEALKGDRAGEHSIKINDQWRICFVWDNGNARNVKIEDYHK; the protein is encoded by the coding sequence GTGATCCAATCATTCGCTTGCAAGGAAACAGAAAAGATATGGTATCAAATCCGTCCCAAAGGGCTTCCCTTTGATATCCTCAAGCGTGCTTTGATGAAACTGGATATGATAGATTGCGCTAGAGACATCAATGACTTACGAACTCCTCCGGGTAACCACCTTGAAGCCCTCAAGGGTGATCGTGCAGGCGAGCACAGTATAAAGATAAATGACCAATGGCGTATTTGCTTTGTCTGGGATAACGGTAATGCCCGTAACGTAAAGATCGAAGATTACCACAAATAA
- a CDS encoding 50S ribosomal protein L21 — protein MKAIIQTQGRQFTVKEGDIIFVNRYVGSKAGDKVTINDVLAVGEMGAMVFGSPKVEGASVQVNVLENKRDKKITIYKKKRRKGYQRKQGHRQEISVIKVESIKQ, from the coding sequence ATGAAAGCAATCATACAAACTCAAGGAAGACAATTTACAGTAAAAGAAGGTGATATCATCTTCGTAAATCGTTATGTCGGTTCGAAAGCAGGGGACAAGGTCACCATCAATGATGTCTTGGCTGTTGGGGAAATGGGGGCAATGGTTTTTGGTTCTCCAAAGGTAGAGGGCGCTTCTGTTCAAGTAAATGTTCTTGAAAATAAACGTGATAAAAAAATCACTATTTATAAGAAGAAACGTCGTAAGGGTTACCAAAGGAAACAAGGCCACCGCCAGGAAATTTCCGTCATCAAGGTCGAATCCATTAAGCAATAA
- a CDS encoding acetyltransferase produces MSEIKITLSLVTELIAEQFPQWAHLPIRPVASGGIDNITFRLGEGMLIRIPSAEGYVAQVQKEQKWLPVLAPHLSLHIPEPLAMGQPSKHYPWNWSIYRWIEGASANMLCVDNLHLERLALDLAQFLNELHTIDLTDGPSPGAHNYYRGAHPSVYDTETRSAIKELQGIIDSCAATAVWEKAINSTWDKKPVWIQGDFSSGNILIKEGRLIAVIDFGCMGVGDPACDLVIAWTLLKGASRQIFKSHVQLDSDTWTRARGWALWKALITLVSLKGKADPEATRQKQIIHDIVAEDTVGKHC; encoded by the coding sequence ATGAGCGAAATAAAAATTACTTTATCGTTGGTAACAGAACTTATTGCAGAGCAGTTTCCACAATGGGCTCATTTACCCATTAGGCCTGTCGCATCAGGAGGCATAGATAACATCACCTTTCGCTTGGGAGAAGGAATGCTAATCAGGATACCCAGTGCAGAAGGGTATGTCGCACAAGTTCAAAAAGAACAAAAGTGGCTACCGGTACTAGCACCCCATTTATCGCTCCACATCCCTGAGCCGCTTGCTATGGGGCAACCCTCCAAGCATTATCCGTGGAATTGGTCCATATACCGATGGATTGAGGGGGCAAGTGCGAACATGCTTTGCGTTGATAACCTGCATTTAGAGCGACTCGCCTTAGATCTAGCTCAATTTTTAAACGAGCTACATACGATTGATCTTACTGATGGGCCTTCTCCCGGCGCTCATAACTATTACCGGGGCGCGCATCCTTCGGTTTACGATACTGAAACCAGATCCGCCATTAAGGAGTTACAAGGGATTATTGATTCATGTGCCGCAACAGCTGTTTGGGAAAAAGCGATCAACTCCACATGGGATAAAAAACCTGTATGGATTCAGGGTGATTTCAGTAGCGGAAATATCCTTATAAAAGAGGGTCGATTAATAGCTGTAATTGATTTTGGATGCATGGGCGTAGGAGATCCTGCTTGTGATCTGGTGATTGCTTGGACATTGCTTAAAGGAGCGAGCCGACAAATATTTAAATCTCATGTACAATTAGATAGCGACACATGGACCAGGGCAAGAGGTTGGGCTTTATGGAAGGCGTTAATTACGCTTGTTTCCTTGAAAGGCAAGGCCGATCCAGAAGCTACAAGGCAAAAACAAATCATACATGATATTGTAGCAGAAGATACTGTTGGCAAGCATTGTTAA
- a CDS encoding addiction module antidote protein, HigA family, giving the protein MKQEYIENVSPGDILREEFLKPLELTAESLAKEVGLSTATISRIINAKQPITADTALRFSKFFGNSAEFWMGLQNNYELREARMSRVIMNKVRKIAALQQRKNRKPVSLSKRSSRKPATSSVL; this is encoded by the coding sequence ATGAAGCAAGAGTATATAGAAAACGTTTCCCCAGGTGACATATTGCGGGAAGAGTTCCTGAAACCACTGGAGCTGACTGCTGAATCGCTCGCTAAGGAGGTAGGCCTTTCTACGGCAACGATTAGCCGAATTATAAACGCCAAACAACCGATTACGGCCGATACCGCCCTTCGTTTTTCAAAATTCTTCGGCAACAGCGCTGAATTTTGGATGGGATTGCAGAATAATTATGAACTTCGGGAAGCTAGAATGAGTAGGGTAATTATGAATAAAGTGCGTAAAATAGCCGCTTTGCAGCAAAGAAAAAACCGAAAACCGGTTTCGCTCTCAAAACGCTCCTCCCGTAAACCAGCTACTTCAAGCGTACTTTAG